A region of Saccopteryx leptura isolate mSacLep1 chromosome X, mSacLep1_pri_phased_curated, whole genome shotgun sequence DNA encodes the following proteins:
- the PLXNB3 gene encoding plexin-B3 isoform X2 has translation MYFLLLPFSTAPAMAPWSSLGPHFLLLLLLLCPLLPLTQAHHFSALNTTFNHLALAPGRGTLYVGAVNHLFQLSPELQLEAMAVTGPVFDSPDCVPFHDPAECPQARLTDNANQLLLVSSRAQELVACGQVRQGVCEKRRLDDVSKLLYQAEDPGDGQFVAANTPGVATVGLVVPAPGRDLLLVARGLAGKLSGGVPPLTVRQLAGPQPFSSEGLGRLVVGDFSDYNNSYVAAFANAHSAYFVFRRRGARAQAEYRSYVARVCLGDANLYSYVEVPLNCHGQGLIQAAFLAPGTLLGAFAAGSRGAQAALCAFPLAELDGSIEQARRLCYTAGGRGPSGTEEATVEYGVTSHCVTLPADSPESYPCGDEHTPSPIAGRQPLETRPVLQLGQPISAIAALHTDGHMIAFLGDTQGQLHKVFLNGSQSQVYHSQQMGLPGSAISPDLLVDSSGSYLYVLTAQQVDRVPVAACPQFPDCASCLQAQDPLCGWCVLQGRCTRKGQCGRAGQSDQWLWSYEEDSRCLHVQSLLPAHYPRQEQSQVTLSVPRLPNLAMDEYFHCAFGDYDSLAHVEGPHVACFTPPQDQLPLNPPGTDHITLSLTLMFEDVAIAATNFSFYDCSAVQALEVAAPCRACVSSLWRCHWCPQSSRCVYGEHCPEGERTIYSTQEVDVQVRGPEVCPQVEGLAGPHLVPVGWENRLAMRVRNLQHFRGLPASYHCWLELPGELRRLSASLEEMAGDTGLIYCQAQQFHPSMAQWELPVPIYVTRGEGQRLDNAHTLHVTLYDCAVGHPDCSHCQAANGSLGCLWCSHGQPACLYGPLCPPGAVELLCPTPRIDMIEPLTGPPEGGLALTILGSNLGRDFTDVQDAVSVAGRPCSPDPSLYRTSARIVCVTSPAPNGTTGPIQVAIKSRPPGVSTQHFTYQDPILLGLTPQWGPQAGGTQLTIHGQHLQTGGNISAFVGGQSCPIQEPVCPEVIVCHTMPQARPGEAVVHVVFGHAHRTLLSSPFHYTANPQLMAAEPSVSFRGGGRQIRVRGKNLDVVRRPLLSVWLEATAEMQVAEAQPRDLRRSCGAPAAAPQACVQLEGGLLQCSTICSINSSSLLLCQSPAVPDGARPQRVFFTLDNVHVDFASASGGQDFLYQPNPRLSPLSRKGPARLKPGNVLDVEGEGLNLGISKEEVRVHIGDGECLVKTLTLTHLYCEPPPQVPQPANGSSTLPQFVVQMGNLRLVLGPVQYEAEPAPPAFPMEAQVGLGMGAAVLTAAVLLLTLMYRHKSKQALRDYQKVLMQLENLEIGVGDQCRKEFTDLMTEMTDLSSDLEASGIPFLDYRTYTERVFFPGHGGCPLQPVFEGPGEEGDRAPVRQGLTQLSNLLNSKLFLLTLIHTLEEQPSFSQRDRCHVASLLSLALHSKLEYLTDIMKTLLGDLAAHYVHKNPKLMLRRTETMVEKLLTNWLSICLYTFLRDVAGEPLYMLLRAIQYQVDKGPVDAVTGKAKRTLNDSRLLREDVEFQPLTLMVLVGPGAGGAAGSSAAQHVPARVLDTDTITQVKEKVLDQVYKGTPFSQRPSVHALDLEWRSGLAGHLTLSDEDLTSVTNNHWKRLNTLQHYKVPDGATVGLIPQLHNGRTISQSLAQSCPSGENIPMLEDGEEGGVRLWHLVKGTEEPEGAKIWRNSLREQEQEQERARAKAIPEIYLTRLLSMKGTLQKFVDDTFQAILSVNRPVPIAVKYLFDFLDELAEKHGIEDPETLHIWKTNSLLLRFWVNTLKNPQLIFDIRVSDNVDAILAVIAQTFIDSCTVSEHKVGRDSPVNKLLYAREIPRYKQMVERYYSDIRQSSSASYQEMNSALAELSGNYTSAPHCLEALQELYNHIHRSSTPWRRTLWARRCSWPAACSRSLPWWRTR, from the exons ATGTACTTCCTTCTGCTCCCCTTCTCAACG GCCCCtgcgatggctccttggtcttCCCTCGGCCCCCACTTCCTGCTCTTGCTGTTGCTGCTGTGCCCACTGCTGCCACTGACTCAAGCCCATCACTTCTCCGCACTCAACACTACCTTCAACCACTTGGCACTGGCACCGGGCCGGGGAACACTCTACGTGGGTGCAGTGAACCACCTCTTCCAACTCAGCCCTGAACTGCAGCTCGAGGCCATGGCTGTCACTGGCCCTGTCTTCGACAGTCCTGATTGTGTGCCTTTTCACGACCCGGCTGAGTGCCCGCAGGCCCGGCTCACCGACAATGCCAACCAGCTGCTGCTTGTGAGCAGCCGGGCCCAGGAACTGGTGGCCTGCGGGCAGGTGCGGCAGGGTGTATGCGAGAAACGGCGCCTTGATGATGTGTCCAAGCTGCTGTACCAGGCTGAGGACCCCGGCGATGGGCAGTTTGTGGCCGCCAACACCCCAGGAGTGGCCACAGTGGGCCTGGTGGTGCCTGCGCCAGGCCGGGACCTCCTGTTGGTGGCCAGAGGCCTGGCGGGCAAGCTGTCAGGAGGAGTGCCGCCTCTGACTGTGCGCCAACTGGCTGGGCCGCAGCCCTTCTCCAGCGAGGGCCTGGGCCGCCTCGTGGTGGGAGACTTCTCCGACTACAACAACAGCTACGTGGCAGCCTTTGCCAACGCCCACTCGGCCTACTTTGTCTTCCGCCGCCGTGGCGCCCGGGCACAGGCCGAGTACCGCTCCTACGTTGCCCGAGTCTGCCTGGGGGATGCCAATCTCTACTCTTACGTGGAGGTGCCCCTCAACTGCCATGGCCAAGGCCTCATCCAGGCTGCCTTCCTTGCCCCGGGCACCTTGCTGGGAGCGTTTGCTGCGGGCTCAAGGGGGGCACAGGCAGCCCTATGTGCCTTTCCCTTGGCGGAGCTGGATGGGAGTATAGAGCAGGCCCGGCGCCTCTGCTACACAGCAGGCGGCCGGGGCCCCAGCGGCACGGAGGAAGCCACCGTGGAATATGGCGTCACTTCACACTGCGTCACCCTGCCTGCT GACTCCCCTGAGTCATACCCCTGTGGCGATGAGCACACCCCCAGCCCCATTGCTGGCCGCCAGCCCCTGGAGACCAGACCTGTGCTGCAGCTCGGGCAGCCCATCAGCGCCATCGCAGCCCTCCACACAGATGGGCACATGATAGCCTTCCTGGGGGATACCCAGGGCCAGCTGCATAAG GTCTTTCTCAATGGCTCCCAAAGCCAGGTGTACCACTCCCAGCAAATGGGGCTTCCAGGATCAGCCATCAGCCCGGACCTGCTGGTGGATAGCAGTGGTAGCTACCTCTACGTCCTGACTGCCCAGCAG GTAGACCGAGTACCCGTGGCAGCCTGCCCCCAGTTCCCTGACTGCGCCAGCTGCCTTCAGGCTCAGGACCCACTGTGTGGCTGGTGCGTCCTCCAGGGCAG GTGTACCCGCAAGGGCCAATGTGGGAGGGCAGGCCAGTCCGACCAGTGGCTGTGGAGCTATGAGGAGGACAGCCGCTGCCTGCATGTCCAGAGCTTGCTGCCAGCTCACTATCCCCGTCAGGAGCAGAGCCAG GTCACCTTGTCTGTCCCCCGGTTGCCCAACCTGGCTATGGATGAATACTTCCATTGCGCCTTTGGAGACTACGACAGCTTGGCTCATGTGGAAGGGCCCCACGTGGCCTGTTTCACCCCTCCTCAAGACCAGCTGCCACTTAACCCTCCAGGCACAG ACCACATCACCTTGTCCCTGACCCTGATGTTTGAGGACGTGGCCATAGCTGCCACCAACTTCTCCTTCTACGACTGCAGTGCTGTCCAGGCCTTGGAGGTGGCTGCCCC GTGCCGAGCCTGTGTGAGCAGTCTCTGGAGATGCCACTGGTGCCCCCAGAGCAGCCGCTGTGTGTATGGAGAGCACTGCCCGGAAGGCGAGCGGACCATCTATAGCACCCAGGAG GTGGATGTCCAAGTGCGTGGGCCAGAGGTTTGCCCTCAGGTTGAGGGGCTGGCAGGTCCCCACTTGGTGCCTGTGGGCTGGGAGAACCGTTTGGCCATGCGAGTTCGGAACCTTCAGCATTTCCGA GGCCTACCTGCCTCCTACCACTGCTGGCTGGAGCTGCCCGGAGAGCTACGGAGGCTGTCGGCCTCCCTGGAAGAGATGGCCGGGGACACGGGCCTCATCTACTGCCAGGCCCAACAG TTTCACCCCTCCATGGCTCAGTGGGAGCTCCCGGTGCCCATCTACGTCACCCGGGGCGAGGGCCAGCGGCTGGACAATGCGCATACTCTTCATG TGACCCTGTACGACTGTGCCGTGGGCCACCCCGACTGCAGTCACTGCCAGGCAGCCAACGGGAGCCTGGGCTGCCTGTGGTGCAGCCACGGCCAGCCTGCCTGTCTCTATGGGCCGCTGTGCCCACCTGGGGCCGTGGAGCTGCTATGTCCGACACCCAGAATTGACATG ATTGAGCCCCTGACTGGCCCCCCTGAGGGTGGCTTGGCCCTCACCATCTTGGGCTCTAACCTGGGCCGGGACTTTACCGACGTGCAGGATGCCGTGAGCGTGGCCGGCCGGCCCTGCAGCCCTGACCCCTCTCTCTACCGCACTTCTGCCCG GATTGTGTGTGTGACATCTCCTGCCCCCAACGGCACCACGGGGCCAATCCAAGTGGCTATTAAGAGTCGGCCACCAGGCGTCTCAACCCAGCACTTCACCTACCAG GATCCCATCCTGCTGGGCTTGACTCCCCAGTGGGGTCCCCAGGCAGGGGGCACCCAGCTCACCATCCATGGGCAGCACCTCCAGACAGGAGGCAACATCAGCGCCTTTGTGGGCGGCCAATCCTGTCCTAT CCAGGAGCCAGTGTGTCCTGAAGTCATTGTGTGCCACACCAtgccccaggccaggccaggagAAGCCGTGGTACATGTGGTCTTTGGCCATGCCCACCGTACACTGCTGTCCAGCCCTTTCCACTACACCGCCAACCCCCAGCTCATGGCAGCAGAGCCCAGCGTCAGCTTCCGAGG GGGCGGACGGCAGATCCGAGTCAGGGGCAAGAACCTGGACGTGGTGCGGCGGCCCTTGCTGTCTGTGTGGCTGGAGGCCACGGCTGAGATGCAGGTTGCAGAAGCCCAGCCCCGAGACCTGAGGAGGAGCTGTGGGGCGCCTGCTGCAGCCCCTCAGGCTTGTGTCCAGCTTGAGGGGGGTTTGCTGCAG TGCTCCACCATCTGCTCCATCAACTCCTCCAGCCTCCTCCTATGCCAGAGCCCCGCTGTGCCAGATGGGGCGCGACCCCAGCGGGTCTTCTTCACTCTAGACAACGTGCACGTGGACTTTGCCAGCGCCAGCGGGGGCCAGGACTTCCTGTACCAACCCAATCCCCGGCTGTCCCCACTCAGCCGCAAGGGTCCTGCCCGCCTCAAGCCGGGCAACGTCCTGGATGTGGAG GGTGAGGGCCTGAACCTGGGGATCAGCAAGGAGGAGGTGCGTGTGCACATCGGGGACGGCGAGTGCTTGGTAAAGACGCTCACGCTCACCCACCTGTACTGTGAGCCACCCCCACAGGTCCCACAGCCTGCCAATGGCTCCAGCACACTGCCGCAGTTTGTG GTGCAGATGGGCAACCTGCGGCTCGTCCTGGGCCCAGTCCAGTATGAGGCCGAGCCTGCGCCACCTGCCTTCCCCATGGAGGCCCAGGTAGGCCTGGGCATGGGCGCTGCTGTGCTGACGGCCGCCGTGCTCCTCCTCACTCTCATGTACAG GCACAAGAGCAAGCAGGCCTTGCGGGACTACCAGAAGGTTCTGATGCAACTGGAGAACTTGGAGATTGGCGTGGGCGACCAGTGTCGCAAGGAGTTCACAG ACCTGATGACCGAAATGACTGACCTCAGCAGCGACCTGGAGGCCAGTGGGATCCCCTTCCTGGACTACCGCACGTACACTGAGCGCGTCTTCTTCCCAGGGCACGGTGGCTGCCCACTGCAGCCTGTGTTCGAAGGGCCTGGGGAAGAGGGCGACCGCGCCCCTGTGCGCCAGGGCCTCACGCAGCTCTCCAATCTGCTCAACAGCAAGCTTTTTCTCCTCACA CTCATCCACACGCTAGAGGAGCAGCCCAGTTTCTCCCAGCGGGACCGCTGCCACGTGGCTTCACTGCTGTCCCTGGCATTGCACAGCAAGCTTGAGTACTTGACTGACATCATGAAGACACTGCTTGGTGACTTGGCGGCCCATTACGTGCACAAGAACCCCAAGCTCATGCTTCGAAG GACGGAAACCATGGTGGAAAAGCTGCTCACTAACTGGCTGTCCATCTGTCTCTACACCTTCCTGAGG GATGTGGCTGGTGAGCCACTGTACATGCTACTCCGGGCCATCCAGTACCAGGTGGATAAGGGTCCTGTGGACGCCGTGACAGGCAAGGCAAAAAGGACCCTGAATGACAGTCGCCTGCTTCGGGAGGACGTGGAGTTCCAGCCCCTAACCTTGATGGTGCTGGTGGGCCCTGGGGCTGGTGGGGCCGCAGGGAGCAGCGCAGCGCAGCACGTGCCTGCCCGGGTGCTCGACACAGACACCATCACCCAGGTCAAGGAGAAGGTGTTGGACCAAGTCTACAAGGGTACCCCCTTCTCCCAGAGGCCCTCTGTGCACGCCCTAGACCTTG AGTGGCGCTCGGGCTTGGCTGGTCACCTAACCTTGTCAGATGAGGACCTGACCTCAGTGACCAATAATCACTGGAAAAGACTCAACACCCTGCAGCACTACAAG GTCCCAGATGGGGCCACAGTGGGGCTCATCCCCCAGCTGCACAATGGACGCACCATCTCCCAGAGCCTGGCCCAGAGCTGTCCCTCCGGGGAGA ACATCCCCATGCTGGAGGATGGTGAGGAGGGCGGGGTCCGCCTCTGGCACCTGGTGAAAGGCACTGAGGAGCCAGAAGGGGCCAAGATATGGCGCAACAGCCTGCGGGAGCAGGAACAGGAGCAGGAGCGTGCCCGGGCCAAGGCCATTCCGGAAATATACCTCACCCGCCTGCTCTCCATGAAG GGCACACTGCAGAAGTTTGTGGATGATACCTTCCAAGCCATTCTCAGCGTGAACCGGCCTGTGCCCATTGCTGTCAAGTATCTGTTTGACTTCTTGGACGAGCTGGCAGAGAAGCATGGCATCGAGGACCCAGAGACCTTGCACATCTGGAAGACTAACAG CCTGCTCTTGCGGTTCTGGGTGAACACCCTGAAGAACCCACAGCTCATCTTTGACATCCGGGTGTCAGACAACGTGGATGCAATCCTTGCCGTCATTGCCCAGACCTTCATCGACTCCTGTACCGTCTCAGAGCACAAAGTGGGCCGG GACTCCCCGGTGAACAAACTGCTCTACGCCCGGGAGATCCCCCGCTACAAGCAGATGGTGGAGAG ATACTACTCTGACATTCGCCAGAGCTCTTCTGCAAGCTACCAGGAGATGAACTCAGCTCTGGCTGAGCTCTCAGGG AACTACACCTCTGCTCCCCACTGTCTAGAAGCTCTGCAAGAACTCTACAACCACATCCACAG ATCATCAACGCCCTGGAGGAGGACCCTGTGGGCCAGAAGATGCAGCTGGCCTGCCGCCTGCAGCAGATCGCTGCCCTGGTGGAGAACAAGGTGA
- the PLXNB3 gene encoding plexin-B3 isoform X3: MYFLLLPFSTDSPESYPCGDEHTPSPIAGRQPLETRPVLQLGQPISAIAALHTDGHMIAFLGDTQGQLHKVFLNGSQSQVYHSQQMGLPGSAISPDLLVDSSGSYLYVLTAQQVDRVPVAACPQFPDCASCLQAQDPLCGWCVLQGRCTRKGQCGRAGQSDQWLWSYEEDSRCLHVQSLLPAHYPRQEQSQVTLSVPRLPNLAMDEYFHCAFGDYDSLAHVEGPHVACFTPPQDQLPLNPPGTDHITLSLTLMFEDVAIAATNFSFYDCSAVQALEVAAPCRACVSSLWRCHWCPQSSRCVYGEHCPEGERTIYSTQEVDVQVRGPEVCPQVEGLAGPHLVPVGWENRLAMRVRNLQHFRGLPASYHCWLELPGELRRLSASLEEMAGDTGLIYCQAQQFHPSMAQWELPVPIYVTRGEGQRLDNAHTLHVTLYDCAVGHPDCSHCQAANGSLGCLWCSHGQPACLYGPLCPPGAVELLCPTPRIDMIEPLTGPPEGGLALTILGSNLGRDFTDVQDAVSVAGRPCSPDPSLYRTSARIVCVTSPAPNGTTGPIQVAIKSRPPGVSTQHFTYQDPILLGLTPQWGPQAGGTQLTIHGQHLQTGGNISAFVGGQSCPIQEPVCPEVIVCHTMPQARPGEAVVHVVFGHAHRTLLSSPFHYTANPQLMAAEPSVSFRGGGRQIRVRGKNLDVVRRPLLSVWLEATAEMQVAEAQPRDLRRSCGAPAAAPQACVQLEGGLLQCSTICSINSSSLLLCQSPAVPDGARPQRVFFTLDNVHVDFASASGGQDFLYQPNPRLSPLSRKGPARLKPGNVLDVEGEGLNLGISKEEVRVHIGDGECLVKTLTLTHLYCEPPPQVPQPANGSSTLPQFVVQMGNLRLVLGPVQYEAEPAPPAFPMEAQVGLGMGAAVLTAAVLLLTLMYRHKSKQALRDYQKVLMQLENLEIGVGDQCRKEFTDLMTEMTDLSSDLEASGIPFLDYRTYTERVFFPGHGGCPLQPVFEGPGEEGDRAPVRQGLTQLSNLLNSKLFLLTLIHTLEEQPSFSQRDRCHVASLLSLALHSKLEYLTDIMKTLLGDLAAHYVHKNPKLMLRRTETMVEKLLTNWLSICLYTFLRDVAGEPLYMLLRAIQYQVDKGPVDAVTGKAKRTLNDSRLLREDVEFQPLTLMVLVGPGAGGAAGSSAAQHVPARVLDTDTITQVKEKVLDQVYKGTPFSQRPSVHALDLEWRSGLAGHLTLSDEDLTSVTNNHWKRLNTLQHYKVPDGATVGLIPQLHNGRTISQSLAQSCPSGENIPMLEDGEEGGVRLWHLVKGTEEPEGAKIWRNSLREQEQEQERARAKAIPEIYLTRLLSMKGTLQKFVDDTFQAILSVNRPVPIAVKYLFDFLDELAEKHGIEDPETLHIWKTNSLLLRFWVNTLKNPQLIFDIRVSDNVDAILAVIAQTFIDSCTVSEHKVGRDSPVNKLLYAREIPRYKQMVERYYSDIRQSSSASYQEMNSALAELSGNYTSAPHCLEALQELYNHIHRYYDQIINALEEDPVGQKMQLACRLQQIAALVENKVTDL, from the exons ATGTACTTCCTTCTGCTCCCCTTCTCAACG GACTCCCCTGAGTCATACCCCTGTGGCGATGAGCACACCCCCAGCCCCATTGCTGGCCGCCAGCCCCTGGAGACCAGACCTGTGCTGCAGCTCGGGCAGCCCATCAGCGCCATCGCAGCCCTCCACACAGATGGGCACATGATAGCCTTCCTGGGGGATACCCAGGGCCAGCTGCATAAG GTCTTTCTCAATGGCTCCCAAAGCCAGGTGTACCACTCCCAGCAAATGGGGCTTCCAGGATCAGCCATCAGCCCGGACCTGCTGGTGGATAGCAGTGGTAGCTACCTCTACGTCCTGACTGCCCAGCAG GTAGACCGAGTACCCGTGGCAGCCTGCCCCCAGTTCCCTGACTGCGCCAGCTGCCTTCAGGCTCAGGACCCACTGTGTGGCTGGTGCGTCCTCCAGGGCAG GTGTACCCGCAAGGGCCAATGTGGGAGGGCAGGCCAGTCCGACCAGTGGCTGTGGAGCTATGAGGAGGACAGCCGCTGCCTGCATGTCCAGAGCTTGCTGCCAGCTCACTATCCCCGTCAGGAGCAGAGCCAG GTCACCTTGTCTGTCCCCCGGTTGCCCAACCTGGCTATGGATGAATACTTCCATTGCGCCTTTGGAGACTACGACAGCTTGGCTCATGTGGAAGGGCCCCACGTGGCCTGTTTCACCCCTCCTCAAGACCAGCTGCCACTTAACCCTCCAGGCACAG ACCACATCACCTTGTCCCTGACCCTGATGTTTGAGGACGTGGCCATAGCTGCCACCAACTTCTCCTTCTACGACTGCAGTGCTGTCCAGGCCTTGGAGGTGGCTGCCCC GTGCCGAGCCTGTGTGAGCAGTCTCTGGAGATGCCACTGGTGCCCCCAGAGCAGCCGCTGTGTGTATGGAGAGCACTGCCCGGAAGGCGAGCGGACCATCTATAGCACCCAGGAG GTGGATGTCCAAGTGCGTGGGCCAGAGGTTTGCCCTCAGGTTGAGGGGCTGGCAGGTCCCCACTTGGTGCCTGTGGGCTGGGAGAACCGTTTGGCCATGCGAGTTCGGAACCTTCAGCATTTCCGA GGCCTACCTGCCTCCTACCACTGCTGGCTGGAGCTGCCCGGAGAGCTACGGAGGCTGTCGGCCTCCCTGGAAGAGATGGCCGGGGACACGGGCCTCATCTACTGCCAGGCCCAACAG TTTCACCCCTCCATGGCTCAGTGGGAGCTCCCGGTGCCCATCTACGTCACCCGGGGCGAGGGCCAGCGGCTGGACAATGCGCATACTCTTCATG TGACCCTGTACGACTGTGCCGTGGGCCACCCCGACTGCAGTCACTGCCAGGCAGCCAACGGGAGCCTGGGCTGCCTGTGGTGCAGCCACGGCCAGCCTGCCTGTCTCTATGGGCCGCTGTGCCCACCTGGGGCCGTGGAGCTGCTATGTCCGACACCCAGAATTGACATG ATTGAGCCCCTGACTGGCCCCCCTGAGGGTGGCTTGGCCCTCACCATCTTGGGCTCTAACCTGGGCCGGGACTTTACCGACGTGCAGGATGCCGTGAGCGTGGCCGGCCGGCCCTGCAGCCCTGACCCCTCTCTCTACCGCACTTCTGCCCG GATTGTGTGTGTGACATCTCCTGCCCCCAACGGCACCACGGGGCCAATCCAAGTGGCTATTAAGAGTCGGCCACCAGGCGTCTCAACCCAGCACTTCACCTACCAG GATCCCATCCTGCTGGGCTTGACTCCCCAGTGGGGTCCCCAGGCAGGGGGCACCCAGCTCACCATCCATGGGCAGCACCTCCAGACAGGAGGCAACATCAGCGCCTTTGTGGGCGGCCAATCCTGTCCTAT CCAGGAGCCAGTGTGTCCTGAAGTCATTGTGTGCCACACCAtgccccaggccaggccaggagAAGCCGTGGTACATGTGGTCTTTGGCCATGCCCACCGTACACTGCTGTCCAGCCCTTTCCACTACACCGCCAACCCCCAGCTCATGGCAGCAGAGCCCAGCGTCAGCTTCCGAGG GGGCGGACGGCAGATCCGAGTCAGGGGCAAGAACCTGGACGTGGTGCGGCGGCCCTTGCTGTCTGTGTGGCTGGAGGCCACGGCTGAGATGCAGGTTGCAGAAGCCCAGCCCCGAGACCTGAGGAGGAGCTGTGGGGCGCCTGCTGCAGCCCCTCAGGCTTGTGTCCAGCTTGAGGGGGGTTTGCTGCAG TGCTCCACCATCTGCTCCATCAACTCCTCCAGCCTCCTCCTATGCCAGAGCCCCGCTGTGCCAGATGGGGCGCGACCCCAGCGGGTCTTCTTCACTCTAGACAACGTGCACGTGGACTTTGCCAGCGCCAGCGGGGGCCAGGACTTCCTGTACCAACCCAATCCCCGGCTGTCCCCACTCAGCCGCAAGGGTCCTGCCCGCCTCAAGCCGGGCAACGTCCTGGATGTGGAG GGTGAGGGCCTGAACCTGGGGATCAGCAAGGAGGAGGTGCGTGTGCACATCGGGGACGGCGAGTGCTTGGTAAAGACGCTCACGCTCACCCACCTGTACTGTGAGCCACCCCCACAGGTCCCACAGCCTGCCAATGGCTCCAGCACACTGCCGCAGTTTGTG GTGCAGATGGGCAACCTGCGGCTCGTCCTGGGCCCAGTCCAGTATGAGGCCGAGCCTGCGCCACCTGCCTTCCCCATGGAGGCCCAGGTAGGCCTGGGCATGGGCGCTGCTGTGCTGACGGCCGCCGTGCTCCTCCTCACTCTCATGTACAG GCACAAGAGCAAGCAGGCCTTGCGGGACTACCAGAAGGTTCTGATGCAACTGGAGAACTTGGAGATTGGCGTGGGCGACCAGTGTCGCAAGGAGTTCACAG ACCTGATGACCGAAATGACTGACCTCAGCAGCGACCTGGAGGCCAGTGGGATCCCCTTCCTGGACTACCGCACGTACACTGAGCGCGTCTTCTTCCCAGGGCACGGTGGCTGCCCACTGCAGCCTGTGTTCGAAGGGCCTGGGGAAGAGGGCGACCGCGCCCCTGTGCGCCAGGGCCTCACGCAGCTCTCCAATCTGCTCAACAGCAAGCTTTTTCTCCTCACA CTCATCCACACGCTAGAGGAGCAGCCCAGTTTCTCCCAGCGGGACCGCTGCCACGTGGCTTCACTGCTGTCCCTGGCATTGCACAGCAAGCTTGAGTACTTGACTGACATCATGAAGACACTGCTTGGTGACTTGGCGGCCCATTACGTGCACAAGAACCCCAAGCTCATGCTTCGAAG GACGGAAACCATGGTGGAAAAGCTGCTCACTAACTGGCTGTCCATCTGTCTCTACACCTTCCTGAGG GATGTGGCTGGTGAGCCACTGTACATGCTACTCCGGGCCATCCAGTACCAGGTGGATAAGGGTCCTGTGGACGCCGTGACAGGCAAGGCAAAAAGGACCCTGAATGACAGTCGCCTGCTTCGGGAGGACGTGGAGTTCCAGCCCCTAACCTTGATGGTGCTGGTGGGCCCTGGGGCTGGTGGGGCCGCAGGGAGCAGCGCAGCGCAGCACGTGCCTGCCCGGGTGCTCGACACAGACACCATCACCCAGGTCAAGGAGAAGGTGTTGGACCAAGTCTACAAGGGTACCCCCTTCTCCCAGAGGCCCTCTGTGCACGCCCTAGACCTTG AGTGGCGCTCGGGCTTGGCTGGTCACCTAACCTTGTCAGATGAGGACCTGACCTCAGTGACCAATAATCACTGGAAAAGACTCAACACCCTGCAGCACTACAAG GTCCCAGATGGGGCCACAGTGGGGCTCATCCCCCAGCTGCACAATGGACGCACCATCTCCCAGAGCCTGGCCCAGAGCTGTCCCTCCGGGGAGA ACATCCCCATGCTGGAGGATGGTGAGGAGGGCGGGGTCCGCCTCTGGCACCTGGTGAAAGGCACTGAGGAGCCAGAAGGGGCCAAGATATGGCGCAACAGCCTGCGGGAGCAGGAACAGGAGCAGGAGCGTGCCCGGGCCAAGGCCATTCCGGAAATATACCTCACCCGCCTGCTCTCCATGAAG GGCACACTGCAGAAGTTTGTGGATGATACCTTCCAAGCCATTCTCAGCGTGAACCGGCCTGTGCCCATTGCTGTCAAGTATCTGTTTGACTTCTTGGACGAGCTGGCAGAGAAGCATGGCATCGAGGACCCAGAGACCTTGCACATCTGGAAGACTAACAG CCTGCTCTTGCGGTTCTGGGTGAACACCCTGAAGAACCCACAGCTCATCTTTGACATCCGGGTGTCAGACAACGTGGATGCAATCCTTGCCGTCATTGCCCAGACCTTCATCGACTCCTGTACCGTCTCAGAGCACAAAGTGGGCCGG GACTCCCCGGTGAACAAACTGCTCTACGCCCGGGAGATCCCCCGCTACAAGCAGATGGTGGAGAG ATACTACTCTGACATTCGCCAGAGCTCTTCTGCAAGCTACCAGGAGATGAACTCAGCTCTGGCTGAGCTCTCAGGG AACTACACCTCTGCTCCCCACTGTCTAGAAGCTCTGCAAGAACTCTACAACCACATCCACAGGTATTACGACCAG ATCATCAACGCCCTGGAGGAGGACCCTGTGGGCCAGAAGATGCAGCTGGCCTGCCGCCTGCAGCAGATCGCTGCCCTGGTGGAGAACAAGGTGACTGACCTGTGA